The genomic stretch GGCGAGACACTCGCCGCGGGCAGCCTGAAGCTGGGCGCCATCCGCCTCACGAGGCGCTTCTTCCGCAGCGCCTCGCTGCACCCCGGTGCCGTCGACAGCTGTCGACGGCACATTCGCAGCTCGCTCGTGCCCATGGCCCGGGAGGTCGAACGCGCCGGCTTCGACGTCGCGGTCGCGTCCTCGGGCACCGCCGAGGCGGTCGTGGCCATGGTGTACGCGGGCCGGGACGAGGACCCGGCCCCGCGCTCGTTCAACAACGCGACGGTGACGCGTCCCGAGGTCGCCAGGGTGGTGAGGCGGCTCGCCCAGGCCCGCACCCTCGACGAGCGTCGCCGCCTCCCCGGGATGGACCAGAGCCGGGCCGACATCGTCCTCGGCGGCGCACTCATCCTCGACGAGGCGATGGCCTCGCTCGGCATCGAGGAGCTGGTGTTCTCCGACAACGCACTCCGGGAAGGTGCGTTGCTCGACGCGTTGGCCCGCCGCCGAGGGGCGACCCTGCACCACCTCCGGGACCTGCGGCGGCGCTCGGTGCTCCACCTCGCCCTCGCCATGGACGACGAGCCCGAGCATTCGGCGCGCACCGCCGAGCTGGCGCTGGAGCTCTTCGACGGCACGAAGCGATGGCACGGACTCGACGACCGGTGGCGTGAGCTGCTCGAGGCGTCGGCGCTGCTCGCCAACGTCGGGCGGGCCGTGTCGCACTCCGAGCACCACAAGCACAGCTACTACGTCATCCGCCACTCCGATCGGCTGGCCGGGTTCACCGACCACGAGATCGAGCTCATCGCTCTCGTGGCCCGGTACCACCGCAAGAGCCCTCCCAAGGCCAAGCACGTCGAGTTCGCCCGTCTCCGTCCGGACGACCGGGACGCGGTCACGGCGCTGGCCGGGATCCTGCGGGTGGCCATCGCCCTCGACCGCTCCCACCGTGGCCCGGTGGAACGGGTGCAGGTCACCAGCGCCAACGGCTCCGGGCCGCTGCGGCTCGTGGTCCACGGCGCCCCCGGCGCCGACCTCAGCCTGGAGCTGCACTCCGGCAGCGAACGCAAGGACCTGCTCGAACGGGTCCTCGGCCACCGCATCGAGCTCGTGCCGGCCTGAGCGCCGGGCCGAGGTCAGCCGCCGGTGACGTGACGGCAGGCCTCGACGAGGGAGGGCACGAACGCCGGGGGATCGGTGGCGCACACGTCGTGGGCGCCGTCGATCTCCCAGAGGCGCGCCCCGGGAATGGCGTCGGCCAGCGCGCGCTGTCGCCGGACCGGCACCGTGGTGTCGAACCGCGTCAACAGCACCGCCGTGGGGACGTCGACGTCGCCGATCCAGCCCTTGGAGGAGAACGCCGACAGCGCCCGGCCCGCCTCCAGGATGGACCGGAGGTCGTTCAACCGCGACTGCTCGCGGGCCCACGTGCCGAGGGGCGTGTCGTCGTAGCGGGCCACGACCACGCGATCGGCCACCCGTCGGCGCATGCCGGGGGGCGTCGCGCGTGCGGCGTAGGTGAGGCCGGCGATCACCCCGAACGCGGCGTGCTCGCTCGGGTGGCTCTTGAAGTTGCGGGCCGTGGAGCACAGCACGAGGCCTGCCACCCGGTCGGGGTGGCGGCGCCACAGGAGTTGGGCGATCGGTCCGCCCATCGAGTAGCCCACGGGCACCACCTGCCCGATGCCGTGCACGTCGGCGAGCGCGGCGACGTCGTCGGCGCAGTCCTCCAACCGGAACCGCCGCCAGGTGCGCAGGCCGCGCCCGTGCCCGCGGTGGTCGATGGCCAACACCCGGAAGTGGGCCCCGAGCGGTTCGTAGACCGGGAACCAGTTGAGTGCGGAGTTGGCCGTCCACCCGTGGAGGAGCACCACGACCGGCGCACCCGGGGGACCGGCGACCTCCCGTACGAAGG from Acidimicrobiales bacterium encodes the following:
- a CDS encoding alpha/beta hydrolase, with amino-acid sequence MSTADPPASEPPVSDSATPEALPPDPPTVTPDPEAAPFPTPGLPPGRVVELPGRGATFVREVAGPPGAPVVVLLHGWTANSALNWFPVYEPLGAHFRVLAIDHRGHGRGLRTWRRFRLEDCADDVAALADVHGIGQVVPVGYSMGGPIAQLLWRRHPDRVAGLVLCSTARNFKSHPSEHAAFGVIAGLTYAARATPPGMRRRVADRVVVARYDDTPLGTWAREQSRLNDLRSILEAGRALSAFSSKGWIGDVDVPTAVLLTRFDTTVPVRRQRALADAIPGARLWEIDGAHDVCATDPPAFVPSLVEACRHVTGG
- a CDS encoding Ppx/GppA family phosphatase; its protein translation is MSDDLDERPLAAIDIGTNSFHMVVARVAADAGAPGAPAFEVIAREKEMVRLGSGSGDMKQLSADAVERGVAALGRMVRIAAIHDASVHAVATSAVREAENAAEFIDRARVEAGVEVEVISGVEEARLIHLGVLQAVPVYEDRMVLIDIGGGSTEILVGQRGETLAAGSLKLGAIRLTRRFFRSASLHPGAVDSCRRHIRSSLVPMAREVERAGFDVAVASSGTAEAVVAMVYAGRDEDPAPRSFNNATVTRPEVARVVRRLAQARTLDERRRLPGMDQSRADIVLGGALILDEAMASLGIEELVFSDNALREGALLDALARRRGATLHHLRDLRRRSVLHLALAMDDEPEHSARTAELALELFDGTKRWHGLDDRWRELLEASALLANVGRAVSHSEHHKHSYYVIRHSDRLAGFTDHEIELIALVARYHRKSPPKAKHVEFARLRPDDRDAVTALAGILRVAIALDRSHRGPVERVQVTSANGSGPLRLVVHGAPGADLSLELHSGSERKDLLERVLGHRIELVPA